In Planctomycetota bacterium, the following are encoded in one genomic region:
- a CDS encoding mannose-1-phosphate guanylyltransferase gives MRHFYAVVLAGGSGTRFWPLSRRSRPKQLLPILGGRSMVRRTVERLFPLLEPAQVFVVTAREHAEAVREDLDLLPPENVIDEPAGRDTAAAVGLAAAFLEWRDPEAVFATLPADHDIHPPDEFHRSLREAREAARAGALVTLGVRPRHPATGYGYLHRGAREGNGFRVRRFCEKPDPETARGFVAAGDYYWNSGMFVWSARAILAEIDRHLPALSAGLREVRAAFGTSRLPEVLERVYAGLPRISIDYGVMEKAERVVMLEAGFEWDDVGSWAAALGRRPKDAAGNALEGACVAAETKGSLVLSSDPRHLVAVLGLEGFVVVHTPDATLVCPKDRADELKTLIEEIRRRGLETYL, from the coding sequence ATGCGCCATTTCTACGCCGTCGTCCTGGCCGGGGGCAGCGGGACGCGCTTCTGGCCGCTTTCCCGCCGGTCCCGGCCCAAGCAGCTTCTTCCGATTCTGGGCGGCCGCTCGATGGTGCGCCGGACGGTCGAGCGTCTCTTCCCGCTTCTGGAGCCCGCGCAGGTGTTCGTGGTGACCGCGCGGGAGCACGCCGAGGCGGTGCGGGAGGACCTGGATCTGCTCCCGCCCGAGAACGTCATCGACGAGCCCGCGGGGCGGGACACCGCCGCGGCGGTGGGGCTGGCGGCCGCGTTTCTCGAGTGGCGGGATCCCGAAGCGGTGTTCGCGACGCTCCCGGCCGACCATGACATCCATCCGCCGGACGAATTCCACCGCAGCCTCCGGGAGGCGCGCGAGGCGGCGCGGGCGGGGGCGCTGGTGACCCTGGGCGTGCGGCCGCGCCATCCCGCGACCGGTTACGGCTACCTGCACCGCGGAGCGCGCGAAGGCAACGGCTTCCGCGTGCGCCGGTTTTGCGAGAAGCCCGATCCGGAGACCGCGCGCGGGTTCGTGGCCGCGGGGGACTACTACTGGAACAGCGGAATGTTCGTCTGGTCCGCGCGGGCGATCCTCGCCGAGATCGACCGCCACCTGCCGGCGCTCTCCGCGGGGCTGCGGGAGGTCCGCGCGGCGTTCGGGACGAGCCGCCTGCCGGAGGTCCTGGAGCGCGTCTACGCGGGACTCCCCCGGATTTCGATCGACTACGGGGTGATGGAAAAGGCCGAGCGGGTCGTGATGCTCGAGGCCGGCTTCGAGTGGGACGACGTGGGGTCCTGGGCGGCCGCGCTGGGGCGGCGTCCGAAGGACGCGGCGGGCAACGCGCTGGAGGGCGCGTGCGTGGCGGCGGAGACGAAGGGCTCCCTGGTTCTTTCTTCCGATCCGCGCCACCTGGTCGCCGTTCTGGGCCTGGAGGGCTTCGTCGTGGTGCACACGCCGGACGCGACGCTCGTCTGTCCGAAGGACCGCGCCGACGAGCTCAAGACGCTCATCGAGGAGATCCGGCGGCGGGGGCTGGAGACGTACCTCTGA
- a CDS encoding FHA domain-containing protein yields MIRLLVKSEGESREVELADSVVTLGRSAENLVALADKKASRKHAKIEKTDSGYVLTDLDSGNGTRVNGKDVKTYVLAKGDEIQIGLTSLFVLELDGPAPVTAAAPVPAPAPAASPAPAPAAPAPQKPAVPEFKRRITRRAFSSRSAAPGRAVAVAAIFIILGAVAYAFVFHHHEILPKPAVHAHRPAAAPKAEPSRAEAEKALEELRARAAAGPVTDALVREAEEQAERFEAVAPGFAALRDDLKRRRSEDIAKMTFADVERLVQEHLQNHRYGEAIHALKALSGTPEEGAASSLLERITAQVRADREAVDEAGKKLVEAKRYSEAAEHYRKNAPRFRGTEHYSYLAGKPERLMLLAEADLAASKAKAERPAPAPAPAAPPKPAEEPLAKAMPAPEPAKPAMKPEPMKPEPAMKPEAPKPEPMKPEPMKPPAPKPEPPKPEPAKPEPAKAEKARPAFKKPPVLCDIKRTVKGMFCTTCDRVLDPENDTRRGVCKRCEEKPMKIDMCVRRYFQAACHPEKVSDKPVFC; encoded by the coding sequence ATGATCAGATTGCTGGTAAAATCGGAGGGCGAGTCGCGCGAGGTGGAGCTGGCCGATTCGGTGGTCACGCTCGGCCGTTCGGCGGAGAACCTCGTCGCGCTGGCCGACAAGAAGGCTTCCCGCAAGCACGCCAAGATCGAGAAGACCGACTCGGGTTACGTCCTGACGGATCTCGATTCCGGCAACGGCACGCGCGTCAACGGCAAGGACGTCAAGACGTACGTCCTGGCCAAAGGGGACGAAATCCAGATCGGGCTGACGAGTCTCTTCGTGCTCGAGCTGGACGGCCCGGCGCCGGTGACGGCGGCGGCGCCCGTCCCTGCGCCGGCTCCCGCCGCGTCCCCGGCCCCTGCGCCGGCCGCTCCCGCCCCGCAAAAGCCCGCCGTTCCGGAGTTCAAGCGCCGGATCACGCGCCGGGCGTTCTCGTCGCGGTCGGCCGCGCCGGGCCGCGCCGTCGCCGTGGCCGCGATCTTCATCATTCTGGGCGCCGTGGCGTACGCCTTCGTCTTTCATCACCACGAGATTCTGCCCAAACCGGCCGTCCATGCGCACCGGCCGGCGGCCGCCCCCAAGGCCGAACCTTCCCGCGCGGAGGCGGAAAAGGCGCTCGAGGAGCTGCGCGCCCGGGCCGCCGCCGGCCCGGTCACCGACGCCCTGGTCCGCGAAGCGGAGGAGCAGGCGGAGCGCTTCGAGGCCGTGGCGCCCGGGTTCGCCGCCCTCCGGGACGACCTCAAGCGCCGTCGCTCCGAAGACATCGCGAAGATGACCTTCGCGGACGTGGAGCGTCTGGTCCAGGAGCACCTCCAGAATCACCGGTACGGAGAGGCGATCCACGCGCTCAAGGCCCTGTCGGGCACTCCGGAGGAAGGGGCCGCGTCGTCGCTCCTCGAGCGGATCACCGCGCAGGTCCGCGCCGACCGCGAGGCGGTGGACGAAGCCGGCAAGAAGCTCGTCGAGGCCAAACGGTATTCGGAAGCGGCGGAGCATTACCGGAAAAACGCTCCGCGCTTCCGGGGGACGGAGCACTACAGCTATCTGGCCGGCAAGCCGGAGCGCCTCATGCTCCTGGCGGAAGCGGATCTGGCCGCCTCCAAGGCGAAGGCGGAGCGTCCCGCGCCGGCGCCGGCGCCCGCCGCGCCTCCCAAGCCCGCGGAAGAGCCTCTGGCCAAGGCGATGCCCGCTCCGGAGCCCGCCAAGCCGGCGATGAAACCGGAGCCCATGAAGCCGGAGCCGGCCATGAAACCCGAGGCTCCCAAGCCGGAGCCCATGAAGCCGGAACCGATGAAGCCTCCGGCGCCCAAGCCGGAACCTCCGAAGCCGGAGCCGGCCAAGCCGGAACCCGCCAAGGCCGAGAAGGCCCGGCCCGCGTTCAAGAAGCCGCCGGTGCTTTGCGACATCAAGCGCACGGTCAAGGGAATGTTCTGCACGACGTGCGACCGCGTGCTGGACCCCGAGAATGACACGCGCCGCGGAGTCTGCAAGCGCTGCGAAGAAAAGCCCATGAAGATCGACATGTGCGTGCGGCGCTACTTCCAGGCGGCCTGCCACCCCGAGAAGGTGAGCGACAAGCCCGTCTTCTGCTGA
- a CDS encoding chloride channel protein, with the protein MLDILSAPPPIRAESGSDPRPPGDFTLTARVLPLAVLAVGIGAVATFVADALLRLIALFTNLFYFHRLSLDAVRPADAVLGWMSLGVPVAGALIIGVLARFGSERIRGHGIPEALEAILIRGSRVEPRVALLKPLSAAISIGSGGPFGSEGPIIMTGGAFGSLIAQFFRLTSAERKTLLVAGAAAGMSATFGTPMAAVLLAVELLLFEWKPRSFIPVALASATAMALRRPLLGPGPLFPVPEHAPFLSVSGLAACAGSGLLAGGLSALLTHSVYRAEDVFKKLPIHWMWWPVLGGIVIGAGGLVAPRALGVGYDVIESLLAGRMQPGEILEVAAVKWIIWAVALGSGTSGGVLAPLLILGASLGGLEQLIFPQAGPGFWSLISMGAILGGTMRSPLTGVLFTLELTHDYGALLPLLIAVTCAHAFTALWLRRSILTEKVERRGFHVTREYSIDPLEVLRVEEVLRPDIVTFPADLPLSEAMRRIETEDHVRAQRVYPVIGKEGGLAGVVTREAARRRLRECVPHEPAPPVARLMRTDPVTALPHEPLRNVVYRMARTGFTRLPVVTAGFPRRVVGMVTLNDLLKARAQHLEEEERRERVFPLPFAPADVPAAAERRFSREAGSEGPWHTGSKGREGSGCGRPE; encoded by the coding sequence ATGCTCGACATTCTGTCCGCTCCTCCTCCGATCCGCGCGGAATCGGGATCTGATCCCCGGCCGCCGGGGGATTTCACGCTGACGGCGCGGGTTCTGCCGCTGGCGGTCCTGGCGGTCGGAATCGGAGCCGTCGCCACGTTCGTGGCGGACGCTCTTTTGCGGCTGATCGCGCTGTTCACGAACCTTTTTTATTTTCACCGCCTGTCGCTGGACGCGGTTCGCCCCGCCGACGCCGTCCTGGGGTGGATGTCCCTGGGAGTCCCGGTCGCCGGCGCTCTGATCATCGGCGTCCTGGCGCGGTTCGGTTCCGAGAGGATCCGCGGTCACGGGATCCCGGAGGCGCTCGAGGCGATTCTGATCCGCGGCAGCCGGGTGGAGCCGCGCGTGGCGCTGCTCAAGCCGCTCTCGGCCGCGATCTCGATCGGTTCCGGGGGACCTTTCGGATCCGAGGGGCCGATCATCATGACCGGCGGCGCCTTCGGATCTCTCATCGCTCAGTTCTTCCGGCTCACGAGCGCCGAGCGCAAGACCCTCCTCGTGGCGGGCGCGGCGGCCGGCATGTCGGCGACGTTCGGCACGCCGATGGCCGCCGTGCTTCTGGCGGTGGAGCTTCTGCTTTTCGAGTGGAAGCCCAGGAGCTTCATTCCCGTCGCTCTGGCGAGCGCGACGGCCATGGCGTTGCGGCGCCCGCTTCTGGGGCCGGGTCCCCTTTTTCCGGTTCCCGAGCATGCGCCCTTCCTGAGCGTGTCCGGCCTGGCGGCCTGCGCGGGTTCGGGTCTGCTGGCCGGAGGGCTGTCGGCGCTGCTGACCCACTCGGTGTACCGCGCGGAGGATGTTTTCAAGAAGCTGCCGATCCACTGGATGTGGTGGCCGGTTCTGGGGGGCATCGTCATCGGGGCGGGGGGGCTGGTCGCTCCGCGGGCGCTGGGGGTCGGTTACGACGTCATCGAGTCGTTGCTCGCGGGGCGGATGCAGCCCGGCGAGATTCTGGAAGTGGCGGCGGTCAAGTGGATCATCTGGGCTGTGGCGCTGGGTTCGGGAACCTCCGGAGGGGTGCTTGCGCCGCTGCTCATCCTGGGAGCGTCGTTGGGGGGGCTGGAGCAACTTATTTTTCCCCAAGCCGGACCCGGCTTCTGGTCGTTGATCAGCATGGGGGCCATTCTGGGAGGGACGATGCGGTCCCCTCTGACGGGGGTGCTCTTTACGCTGGAGCTGACGCACGATTACGGTGCGCTTCTTCCCCTCCTCATCGCCGTCACCTGCGCTCATGCGTTCACGGCTCTGTGGCTTCGACGTTCCATTCTGACCGAGAAGGTGGAGCGGCGGGGTTTCCATGTGACGCGGGAGTACTCCATCGATCCGCTGGAGGTGCTTCGTGTGGAGGAAGTCCTGCGACCCGACATCGTGACGTTCCCCGCGGACCTGCCGTTGTCGGAGGCGATGCGGCGGATCGAGACGGAGGACCATGTTCGGGCGCAGCGCGTGTATCCCGTGATCGGGAAGGAAGGCGGCCTGGCCGGCGTGGTGACCCGGGAGGCGGCCCGGCGCCGCCTGCGCGAATGCGTGCCGCACGAGCCGGCGCCGCCGGTGGCTCGCCTCATGCGGACGGACCCCGTGACGGCGCTTCCGCACGAACCGCTCCGGAACGTCGTCTACCGGATGGCACGGACGGGATTTACGCGGCTTCCCGTGGTCACGGCCGGATTCCCGCGCCGTGTCGTGGGGATGGTTACGCTCAACGATCTGCTCAAGGCCCGCGCTCAGCATCTGGAAGAAGAGGAGCGGCGGGAGCGGGTTTTTCCGCTTCCGTTCGCGCCGGCGGACGTTCCGGCGGCCGCGGAGCGGCGGTTCTCCAGGGAGGCCGGATCGGAGGGGCCCTGGCACACGGGTTCGAAGGGCCGTGAAGGATCCGGTTGCGGCCGACCGGAGTGA
- a CDS encoding MarR family transcriptional regulator produces MPSRPRRRFPLDYRALAEFRRLIRGFLAFSERAARRVGLRPQQHQMLLAIKGLPPGVEPTVGALAAQLQIRHHSAVELLNRLVRRGLARRRRSRRDRRRVLGEVTAAGERLLRRLSLRHREELRQMGPRLLKALEAVLEGAVPRNERMKAHARHSVRSSSDPRGIGI; encoded by the coding sequence ATGCCGTCCCGGCCGAGAAGACGCTTTCCCCTCGATTATCGCGCCCTGGCGGAATTCCGGCGGCTCATCCGCGGTTTTCTCGCGTTCAGCGAACGCGCGGCGCGAAGGGTGGGGTTGCGGCCGCAGCAACACCAGATGCTTCTGGCGATCAAGGGGCTTCCGCCGGGGGTGGAGCCGACGGTGGGGGCGCTGGCCGCGCAGCTTCAGATCCGTCATCACAGCGCCGTCGAGCTCTTGAACCGACTGGTTCGGCGCGGATTGGCTCGCCGTCGGCGGAGCCGCCGGGACCGCCGCCGGGTTCTGGGCGAGGTGACTGCCGCCGGAGAGAGGCTCCTCCGCAGGCTCTCCCTGCGCCACCGGGAGGAGCTCCGGCAAATGGGGCCGCGCCTTCTGAAGGCGCTGGAGGCGGTTCTCGAGGGGGCCGTGCCGCGGAACGAAAGGATGAAAGCCCATGCTCGACATTCTGTCCGCTCCTCCTCCGATCCGCGCGGAATCGGGATCTGA
- a CDS encoding tetratricopeptide repeat protein: MNSSEIEAEARRIRHEAVSRGYVDRARADACLGEFIERLRKGDPALPAFADLLLLRGMLTAERHAEIVRALPSVRREGGRGGAIAAAAGILGVAAFFVWNSARQPSGSNVPAAEWVARAERAAREGRPEEGIALLTRALAAGVREPEVWRARAALRERREDLDGAAADCSEALARDPEDAEALALRGWVLARKKDVVGALSDLDRLVARRASEGRAYRLRGRARLELGDAAGAVLDFTRALELDAGDVEAYLGRARARRERRDLAAAAADASHAIERDPRRADAWLLRGRLRHEAGDAAGAAADLEEALRAGGEGWPERSEAEELLRRARP, from the coding sequence ATGAACTCGTCGGAGATCGAGGCGGAAGCCCGGCGGATCCGCCACGAGGCGGTCTCTCGAGGATACGTGGACCGGGCGCGGGCGGATGCCTGTCTGGGAGAGTTCATCGAACGGCTCAGGAAGGGGGATCCGGCGCTTCCGGCGTTCGCGGATCTCCTGCTTCTTCGCGGGATGCTGACGGCGGAGCGTCACGCGGAGATCGTGCGGGCGTTGCCCTCGGTCCGCAGGGAGGGGGGGCGCGGAGGGGCGATCGCGGCCGCTGCAGGGATCCTGGGGGTGGCGGCCTTCTTCGTGTGGAATTCGGCCCGGCAGCCCTCCGGAAGCAACGTTCCGGCCGCCGAGTGGGTGGCGCGGGCGGAGCGGGCCGCCCGCGAGGGACGCCCGGAGGAGGGAATCGCCCTTCTGACGCGGGCGCTGGCGGCGGGGGTGCGCGAGCCGGAGGTGTGGCGCGCGCGTGCGGCGCTTCGGGAGCGGCGGGAAGACCTCGACGGCGCGGCGGCCGACTGTTCGGAGGCTCTGGCGCGCGACCCGGAGGACGCCGAGGCCCTGGCCTTGCGCGGCTGGGTTCTCGCCCGCAAGAAGGATGTGGTCGGGGCTCTTTCGGACCTGGACCGGCTGGTCGCGCGGCGGGCGTCGGAGGGACGCGCGTACCGTCTGAGGGGCCGGGCACGTCTGGAGCTGGGCGACGCGGCGGGGGCGGTCCTGGATTTCACGCGGGCGCTGGAGCTGGACGCGGGGGACGTGGAGGCGTACCTGGGGCGGGCGCGGGCGCGGCGGGAGCGCCGGGATCTGGCGGCGGCCGCGGCGGACGCGTCTCATGCGATCGAACGGGACCCGCGGCGGGCGGACGCGTGGCTTCTGCGGGGGCGCCTTCGCCACGAGGCGGGGGACGCGGCCGGAGCCGCCGCGGATCTCGAGGAGGCGCTTCGCGCGGGCGGCGAGGGGTGGCCGGAGAGATCGGAGGCCGAGGAGCTTCTGCGCCGGGCTCGTCCGTGA
- a CDS encoding response regulator — MSGRRGSAGRVLVGDDEAGVRDFLCRGLGRAGYAVEACTDGREVLRRYRPGVHALLILDVSLPRETGLEVVAKLRDGGDAVPIILLAAAPEGARRAAAFAFAYRLGLLQKPFGWAELRRAVERATGRGAP, encoded by the coding sequence GTGAGCGGGCGGAGGGGATCGGCGGGACGCGTCCTGGTCGGCGACGACGAGGCGGGCGTGCGCGATTTCCTCTGCCGCGGCCTCGGGCGGGCGGGATACGCCGTCGAAGCCTGCACGGACGGCCGCGAGGTGCTGCGGCGCTACCGGCCGGGCGTTCATGCGCTTCTCATCCTCGATGTCTCGCTTCCCCGGGAGACGGGCCTGGAGGTGGTCGCGAAGCTGAGGGACGGCGGGGACGCCGTGCCGATCATTCTCCTGGCGGCCGCGCCCGAAGGCGCGCGCCGGGCGGCGGCGTTCGCCTTCGCGTATCGCCTGGGGCTCCTCCAGAAACCCTTCGGATGGGCGGAACTTCGCCGGGCGGTCGAGCGGGCGACCGGGCGCGGAGCCCCGTAG
- a CDS encoding site-2 protease family protein — MLWSALLMAALVATTLAHELAHCFAARAAGGHADEILLWPLGGLSYVGHRGTPRADIRVAAAGPLVHVPLAGIAAGALVPAGFWDWELLNPLGSWAPFHPFEEHFGVNLAVGVLKLQVVLFLFNLLVPAYPLDGGRILANLLVMRHGRERAAAILSYVSTPVGVALLLWGLLQQNFLLAFTGVWVIFESLQIRRLARLGEVHAHPMFAEVSEFDYLPGEPSRRRRGWWARWRERRAQVRALRRREREERERAEVDAILEKVSRQGIGALTARERRILEDASRRRRGEA; from the coding sequence ATGCTCTGGAGCGCGCTTCTGATGGCGGCGCTCGTGGCGACGACCCTGGCGCACGAGCTGGCCCATTGCTTCGCCGCGCGGGCCGCCGGCGGGCATGCCGACGAGATCCTGCTCTGGCCGCTCGGGGGCCTCTCCTACGTGGGCCACCGGGGCACGCCGCGGGCGGACATCCGCGTGGCGGCGGCCGGGCCGCTCGTCCACGTGCCGCTGGCGGGGATCGCGGCGGGGGCGCTCGTGCCGGCCGGATTCTGGGACTGGGAGCTTCTGAATCCGCTGGGGTCCTGGGCTCCCTTCCATCCCTTCGAGGAGCATTTCGGGGTCAACCTCGCCGTCGGGGTCCTCAAGCTCCAGGTCGTGCTCTTTCTCTTCAACCTTCTGGTGCCCGCCTATCCGCTGGACGGAGGGCGCATCCTGGCCAACCTCCTCGTGATGCGTCACGGCCGCGAGCGCGCGGCGGCGATCCTGAGCTACGTGTCCACGCCGGTGGGCGTGGCGCTGCTTCTGTGGGGATTGCTCCAGCAGAACTTCCTTCTGGCGTTCACGGGCGTGTGGGTGATTTTCGAGTCGCTCCAGATCCGGCGCCTGGCGCGGCTGGGCGAGGTTCACGCCCATCCTATGTTCGCCGAGGTATCCGAGTTCGATTACCTTCCCGGGGAACCCTCGCGCCGCCGCAGGGGATGGTGGGCGCGGTGGCGCGAGCGCCGGGCGCAGGTCCGGGCCCTGCGCCGGCGCGAGCGGGAGGAACGCGAACGGGCCGAGGTGGACGCCATCCTCGAGAAGGTCAGCCGCCAGGGGATCGGCGCCCTCACGGCGCGCGAACGGCGGATTCTCGAGGACGCCTCCCGCCGCCGGCGCGGCGAGGCGTGA